Proteins encoded in a region of the Zea mays cultivar B73 chromosome 4, Zm-B73-REFERENCE-NAM-5.0, whole genome shotgun sequence genome:
- the LOC103653473 gene encoding polypyrimidine tract-binding protein homolog 1 isoform X3, producing the protein MPSGSATQFRYTQTPSKVLHLRNMPWECTEEELVELCKPFGRVVNTMCNVGANRNQAFVEFADQNQAISMVSYYASSSEPAQVRGKTVYIQYSNRQEITNNKGTGDSSGNVLLVTFEGVQPNDVTIEVIHLVFSAFGFVHKIATFEKAAGFQALIQYTDAPTALEAKNSLDGRSIPKYLLPEHISACHMRITFSAHKDLNIKFQSHRSRDYTNPYLPVNQTAIEGIVQPTVGPDGKIKEPESNVLLASIENMQYAVTVDVLHTVFSAFGAVQKIAMFEKNGGMQALIQYPDITTAAVAKQALEGHCIYDGGYCS; encoded by the exons ATGCCGTCCGGGTCAGCGACGCAATTTCGGTACACGCAGACGCCGTCCAAGGTGCTGCACCTGCGGAACATGCCGTGGGAATGCACCGAGGAGGAGCTCGTCGAGCTCTGCAAACCCTTCGGCAGGGTCGTAAACACCATGTGCAACGTCGGCGCCAACCGTAACCAGGCATTCGTCGAGTTT GCAGATCAAAACCAGGCAATTTCAATGGTGTCCTATTATGCTTCATCTTCAGAACCTGCTCAAGTTCGCGGTAAAACTGTCTATATCCAATATTCAAACAGGCAAGAAATTACCAACAATAAAGGCACTGGGGATTCTTCTGGCAATGTCCTACTTGTAACTTTTGAAGGCGTTCAGCCTAATGATGTTACCATAGAAGTCATTCATTTG GTATTTTCGGCATTTGGATTTGTTCACAAGATAGCTACTTTTGAGAAAGCAGCTGGTTTCCAG GCACTTATCCAGTATACTGATGCCCCAACTGCTCTTGAAGCTAAAAACTCATTGGATGGAAGAAGCATCCCCAA ATATTTACTTCCAGAACATATCAGTGCCTGCCACATGCGCATAACCTTCTCTGCACATAAGGATTTGAATATCAAATTTCAGTCGCATCGCAGCAG GGATTACACCAATCCTTACCTTCCTGTGAACCAAACAGCAATTGAGGGGATTGTGCAG CCCACTGTAGGCCCTGATGGGAAGATAAAGGAGCCTGAGAGCAATGTACTTTTAGCATCAATTGAGAACATGCAATATGCTGTGACGGTGGATGTTCTGCACACT GTGTTTTCTGCTTTTGGTGCTGTTCAAAAAATTGCCATGTTTGAGAAGAATGGTGGAATGCAGGCTCTAATTCAATATCCAG ATATAACAACTGCAGCCGTTGCTAAACAAGCTTTGGAGGGACACTGCATATATGATGGTGGTTACT GCTCATGA
- the LOC103653473 gene encoding polypyrimidine tract-binding protein homolog 1 isoform X1, whose translation MPSGSATQFRYTQTPSKVLHLRNMPWECTEEELVELCKPFGRVVNTMCNVGANRNQAFVEFADQNQAISMVSYYASSSEPAQVRGKTVYIQYSNRQEITNNKGTGDSSGNVLLVTFEGVQPNDVTIEVIHLVFSAFGFVHKIATFEKAAGFQALIQYTDAPTALEAKNSLDGRSIPKYLLPEHISACHMRITFSAHKDLNIKFQSHRSRDYTNPYLPVNQTAIEGIVQENLQPTVGPDGKIKEPESNVLLASIENMQYAVTVDVLHTVFSAFGAVQKIAMFEKNGGMQALIQYPDITTAAVAKQALEGHCIYDGGYCKLHLSYSRHTDLNVKAHDDRSRDYTLSDPNAQLQAAAQAPVISSPGVAWQNPASAPAAPFYGSTAASTPVGQPPAWNPNMQAPGFASASTAYPNPPLMANSTPYYPAIGSSSGAPPVSFQASQQRPQYGMPPGAPPHAPPAGQPMYFQK comes from the exons ATGCCGTCCGGGTCAGCGACGCAATTTCGGTACACGCAGACGCCGTCCAAGGTGCTGCACCTGCGGAACATGCCGTGGGAATGCACCGAGGAGGAGCTCGTCGAGCTCTGCAAACCCTTCGGCAGGGTCGTAAACACCATGTGCAACGTCGGCGCCAACCGTAACCAGGCATTCGTCGAGTTT GCAGATCAAAACCAGGCAATTTCAATGGTGTCCTATTATGCTTCATCTTCAGAACCTGCTCAAGTTCGCGGTAAAACTGTCTATATCCAATATTCAAACAGGCAAGAAATTACCAACAATAAAGGCACTGGGGATTCTTCTGGCAATGTCCTACTTGTAACTTTTGAAGGCGTTCAGCCTAATGATGTTACCATAGAAGTCATTCATTTG GTATTTTCGGCATTTGGATTTGTTCACAAGATAGCTACTTTTGAGAAAGCAGCTGGTTTCCAG GCACTTATCCAGTATACTGATGCCCCAACTGCTCTTGAAGCTAAAAACTCATTGGATGGAAGAAGCATCCCCAA ATATTTACTTCCAGAACATATCAGTGCCTGCCACATGCGCATAACCTTCTCTGCACATAAGGATTTGAATATCAAATTTCAGTCGCATCGCAGCAG GGATTACACCAATCCTTACCTTCCTGTGAACCAAACAGCAATTGAGGGGATTGTGCAG GAAAATTTGCAGCCCACTGTAGGCCCTGATGGGAAGATAAAGGAGCCTGAGAGCAATGTACTTTTAGCATCAATTGAGAACATGCAATATGCTGTGACGGTGGATGTTCTGCACACT GTGTTTTCTGCTTTTGGTGCTGTTCAAAAAATTGCCATGTTTGAGAAGAATGGTGGAATGCAGGCTCTAATTCAATATCCAG ATATAACAACTGCAGCCGTTGCTAAACAAGCTTTGGAGGGACACTGCATATATGATGGTGGTTACTGTAAGCTTCATCTGTCATACTCTCGTCATACTGATCTCAATGTAAAG GCTCATGATGATAGAAGCAGAGACTACACTCTTTCAGACCCTAATGCGCAGCTGCAAGCTGCTGCACAGGCGCCAGTTATAAGTTCTCCGGGAGTGGCATGGCAGAACCCTGCATCAGCACCAGCTGCTCCTTTCTATGGAAGCACGGCGGCTTCAACTCCTGTTGGACAACCGCCTGCTTGGAACCCTAACATGCAGGCCCCTGGTTTTGCATCTGCATCGACAGCGTACCCCAACCCACCATTAATGGCCAACTCCACGCCTTACTATCCTGCTATTGGATCAAGTTCAGGTGCCCCGCCGGTATCGTTTCAGGCTTCACAGCAGAGGCCACAGTATGGCATGCCCCCTGGTGCTCCACCGCACGCACCACCAGCTGGCCAACCAATGTACTTCCAGAAATAA
- the LOC103653473 gene encoding polypyrimidine tract-binding protein homolog 1 isoform X2 yields MPSGSATQFRYTQTPSKVLHLRNMPWECTEEELVELCKPFGRVVNTMCNVGANRNQAFVEFADQNQAISMVSYYASSSEPAQVRGKTVYIQYSNRQEITNNKGTGDSSGNVLLVTFEGVQPNDVTIEVIHLVFSAFGFVHKIATFEKAAGFQALIQYTDAPTALEAKNSLDGRSIPKYLLPEHISACHMRITFSAHKDLNIKFQSHRSRDYTNPYLPVNQTAIEGIVQPTVGPDGKIKEPESNVLLASIENMQYAVTVDVLHTVFSAFGAVQKIAMFEKNGGMQALIQYPDITTAAVAKQALEGHCIYDGGYCKLHLSYSRHTDLNVKAHDDRSRDYTLSDPNAQLQAAAQAPVISSPGVAWQNPASAPAAPFYGSTAASTPVGQPPAWNPNMQAPGFASASTAYPNPPLMANSTPYYPAIGSSSGAPPVSFQASQQRPQYGMPPGAPPHAPPAGQPMYFQK; encoded by the exons ATGCCGTCCGGGTCAGCGACGCAATTTCGGTACACGCAGACGCCGTCCAAGGTGCTGCACCTGCGGAACATGCCGTGGGAATGCACCGAGGAGGAGCTCGTCGAGCTCTGCAAACCCTTCGGCAGGGTCGTAAACACCATGTGCAACGTCGGCGCCAACCGTAACCAGGCATTCGTCGAGTTT GCAGATCAAAACCAGGCAATTTCAATGGTGTCCTATTATGCTTCATCTTCAGAACCTGCTCAAGTTCGCGGTAAAACTGTCTATATCCAATATTCAAACAGGCAAGAAATTACCAACAATAAAGGCACTGGGGATTCTTCTGGCAATGTCCTACTTGTAACTTTTGAAGGCGTTCAGCCTAATGATGTTACCATAGAAGTCATTCATTTG GTATTTTCGGCATTTGGATTTGTTCACAAGATAGCTACTTTTGAGAAAGCAGCTGGTTTCCAG GCACTTATCCAGTATACTGATGCCCCAACTGCTCTTGAAGCTAAAAACTCATTGGATGGAAGAAGCATCCCCAA ATATTTACTTCCAGAACATATCAGTGCCTGCCACATGCGCATAACCTTCTCTGCACATAAGGATTTGAATATCAAATTTCAGTCGCATCGCAGCAG GGATTACACCAATCCTTACCTTCCTGTGAACCAAACAGCAATTGAGGGGATTGTGCAG CCCACTGTAGGCCCTGATGGGAAGATAAAGGAGCCTGAGAGCAATGTACTTTTAGCATCAATTGAGAACATGCAATATGCTGTGACGGTGGATGTTCTGCACACT GTGTTTTCTGCTTTTGGTGCTGTTCAAAAAATTGCCATGTTTGAGAAGAATGGTGGAATGCAGGCTCTAATTCAATATCCAG ATATAACAACTGCAGCCGTTGCTAAACAAGCTTTGGAGGGACACTGCATATATGATGGTGGTTACTGTAAGCTTCATCTGTCATACTCTCGTCATACTGATCTCAATGTAAAG GCTCATGATGATAGAAGCAGAGACTACACTCTTTCAGACCCTAATGCGCAGCTGCAAGCTGCTGCACAGGCGCCAGTTATAAGTTCTCCGGGAGTGGCATGGCAGAACCCTGCATCAGCACCAGCTGCTCCTTTCTATGGAAGCACGGCGGCTTCAACTCCTGTTGGACAACCGCCTGCTTGGAACCCTAACATGCAGGCCCCTGGTTTTGCATCTGCATCGACAGCGTACCCCAACCCACCATTAATGGCCAACTCCACGCCTTACTATCCTGCTATTGGATCAAGTTCAGGTGCCCCGCCGGTATCGTTTCAGGCTTCACAGCAGAGGCCACAGTATGGCATGCCCCCTGGTGCTCCACCGCACGCACCACCAGCTGGCCAACCAATGTACTTCCAGAAATAA